The Lagopus muta isolate bLagMut1 chromosome 4, bLagMut1 primary, whole genome shotgun sequence genome has a window encoding:
- the LIN54 gene encoding protein lin-54 homolog isoform X1 — translation MEVVSAEVNSLLPEEIMDTGITLVEDDSIEAVIVSSPMGDSIPMETELEEIVNISSTSDASVTTTATVTSEPVTAPSNHSGDVTANTTAIKTEGNSIVKPAFQSGLHKLGTQTPVTISANQIILNKTTDLKIGNQSIKPDGQKLIVTTLGKTGQPIVLALPRCQLPQAQKTVSQTQGGDSKVQGQQIKVVIGGRSEVKPVVGVSALTQGSQLINTAAQPSVLQTQQLKTVQIAKKTRTATSGPVITKLIFAKPINSKAVTGQTTQVSPVIAGRVVSQSTPGTPPKTITISESGVIGSSLSTATQQTPNKIAISPLKSPNKLTVVSVASQPPNSPQKTVGVPLNVALGQQILTVQQSAPSSPGKAIVNHTTTQAVKSAVQAITVGGVGTSQFKTIIPLATAPNVQQIQVPGSKFHYVRLVTATTANGSTQSASQNPSTNTQPLQQAKPVVVNATPVRMSVPIVPAQTVKQVVPKPINPTSQIVTTSQPQQRLIMPATPLPQIQPNLTNLPPGTVLAPAPGTGNVGYAVLPAQYVTQLQQSSYVSIASNTGFTGTSSIQSQARLPFNGIIPSESANRPRKPCNCTKSLCLKLYCDCFANGEFCNNCNCTNCYNNLDHENDRQKAIKACLDRNPEAFKPKIGKGKEGESDRRHSKGCNCKRSGCLKNYCECYEAKIMCSSICKCVGCKNFEESPERKTLMHLADAAEVRVQQQTAAKTKLSSQISDLLTRPTPALSSGGGKLPFTFVTKEVADATCECLLAQAEQAEKMGKSKAAAERMILEEFGRCLMRVINSAGKSKSDPCAMNC, via the exons ATGGAGGTGGTTTCAGCAGAAGTAAACAGCTTGCTCCCTGAGGAAATAATGGACACTGGTATAACTCTGGTGGAAGATGACAGCATTGAGGCGGTTATCGTGTCTTCACCAATGGGAGACTCTATTCCCATGGaaacagaactggaagaaaTAGTGAACATAAGCTCCACCAGTGATGCGTCAGTTACAACTACAGCCACAGTCACCTCAGAACCAGTTACTGCACCCAGTAATCACTCGGGTGATGTGACTGCAAACACCACCGCTataaaaactgaaggaaattcAATAGTAAAGCCTGCCTTTCAAAGTGGTCTCCATAAGCTTGGTACTCAGACTCCAGTCACTATATCAGCCAATCAGATTATTCTGAACAAGACCACTGACCTTAAAATAGGCAATCAGAGTATCAAACCAGATGGGCAAAAGCTAATTGTAACAACTTTGGGCAAGACTGGCCAACCCATTGTTTTAGCGTTACCCCGCTGCCAGCTCCCGCAGGCACAGAAGACTGTGTCCCAAACCCAAGGTGGAGACTCCAAAGTACAAGGCCAGCAGATCAAAGTTGTTATTGGAGGTCGATCAGAAGTGAAACCTGTTGTTGGTGTCTCAGCTTTAACGCAAGGAAGTCAGCTGATAAATACTGCTGCCCAGCCTTCTGTTTTGCAGACccagcaattaaaaacagtacag ATTGCTAAGAAGACCCGAACTGCAACTTCAGGCCCAGTGATCACCAAGCTCATCTTTGCAAAACCAATCAATAGCAAAGCTGTTACAGGGCAGACCACTCAAGTGTCACCAGTCATTGCAG GCAGGGTTGTTTCACAATCTACCCCAGGAACACCACCAAAGACAATAACGATCTCTGAGAGTGGAGTTATTGGATCATCTTTGAGTACAGCAACACAACAGACACCGAATAAGATAGCTATCTCTCCACTCAAATCCCCTAACAAG CTAACAGTGGTGTCAGTGGCCTCCCAGCCTCCCAACTCCCCCCAGAAGACGGTGGGCGTCCCACTGAATGTAGCGTTAGGACAGCAGATCCTCACAGTGCAGCAGTCAGCACCCTCCTCCCCTGGGAAGGCCATAGTCAACCACACAACCACGCAG GCTGTGAAATCAGCAGTACAGGCCATTACTGTAGGAGGAGTGGGTACATCTCAATTCAAGACAATTATTCCCTTGGCAACTGCTCCGAATGTTCAGCAGATTCAGGTACCTGGAAGCAAGTTCCATTATGTCAGACTTGTTACTGCCACAACAGCCAATGGCTCAACCCAGTCGGCCAGTCAGAATCCCAGTACGAATACACAGCCTCTCCAGCAGG CAAAGCCAGTGGTGGTAAATGCAACCCCAGTGCGGATGTCTGTTCCCATAGTGCCAGCACAGACTGTGAAACAG GTGGTGCCCAAACCCATCAACCCAACTTCCCAGATAGTTACAACAAGTCAGCCCCAGCAAAGACTAATTATGCCAGCCACTCCACTGCCACAGATACAGCCCAACCTCACTAACCTGCCCCCAGGCACTGTACTGGCACCAGCACCTGGCACAGGAAATGTTGGCTATGCAGTCCTTCCAGCTCAGTATGTTACACAG CTACAGCAATCATCATATGTATCTATAGCAAGCAACACTGGCTTCACTGGGACATCCAGTATCCAGTCCCAAGCGCGGCTACCATTCAATGG aATAATTCCTTCCGAATCTGCAAATCGGCCCCGGAAGCCTTGCAATTGTACAAAGTCTTTATGTTTGAAATT GTACTGTGATTGCTTTGCAAATGGTGAATTCTGCAATAACTGCAACTGTACAAATTGTTACAACAACCTGGACCATGAAAATGATAGACAAAAAGCAATAAAG GCTTGCCTTGACAGAAACCCTGAAGCCTTCAAGCCCAAAatagggaaaggaaaggaaggagaatcAGATCGGCGACACAGCAAAGGGTGTAACTGTAAACGCTCGGGATGTCTCAAAAACTACTGTGAGTGTTATGAG gCAAAAATCATGTGTTCTTCCATATGCAAATGTGTTGGTTGtaaaaattttgaagaaagCCCAGAACGAAAGACATTGATGCACTTAGCAGATGCTGCAGAAGTTAGGGTCCAGCAGCAGACTGCTGCAAAGACAAAGTTATCATCCCAGATCTCAGATCTCCTCACGAGGCCGACACCAGCACTCAGCAGTGGTGGAGGGAA gttGCCCTTCACGTTTGTAACCAAGGAGGTAGCCGATGCAACCTGTGAATGCCTTCTGGCGCAGGCAGAGCAAGCTGAGAAGATGGGCAAGTCGAAAGCAGCAGCGGAGCGCATGATCCTGGAGGAGTTTGGACGCTGTTTGATGAGAGTTATTAACTCTGCAGGGAAGTCCAAAAGTGACCCTTGTGCCATGAACTGCTGA
- the LIN54 gene encoding protein lin-54 homolog isoform X2: MEVVSAEVNSLLPEEIMDTGITLVEDDSIEAVIVSSPMGDSIPMETELEEIVNISSTSDASVTTTATVTSEPVTAPSNHSGDVTANTTAIKTEGNSIVKPAFQSGLHKLGTQTPVTISANQIILNKTTDLKIGNQSIKPDGQKLIVTTLGKTGQPIVLALPRCQLPQAQKTVSQTQGGDSKVQGQQIKVVIGGRSEVKPVVGVSALTQGSQLINTAAQPSVLQTQQLKTVQIAKKTRTATSGPVITKLIFAKPINSKAVTGQTTQVSPVIAGRVVSQSTPGTPPKTITISESGVIGSSLSTATQQTPNKIAISPLKSPNKAVKSAVQAITVGGVGTSQFKTIIPLATAPNVQQIQVPGSKFHYVRLVTATTANGSTQSASQNPSTNTQPLQQAKPVVVNATPVRMSVPIVPAQTVKQVVPKPINPTSQIVTTSQPQQRLIMPATPLPQIQPNLTNLPPGTVLAPAPGTGNVGYAVLPAQYVTQLQQSSYVSIASNTGFTGTSSIQSQARLPFNGIIPSESANRPRKPCNCTKSLCLKLYCDCFANGEFCNNCNCTNCYNNLDHENDRQKAIKACLDRNPEAFKPKIGKGKEGESDRRHSKGCNCKRSGCLKNYCECYEAKIMCSSICKCVGCKNFEESPERKTLMHLADAAEVRVQQQTAAKTKLSSQISDLLTRPTPALSSGGGKLPFTFVTKEVADATCECLLAQAEQAEKMGKSKAAAERMILEEFGRCLMRVINSAGKSKSDPCAMNC; encoded by the exons ATGGAGGTGGTTTCAGCAGAAGTAAACAGCTTGCTCCCTGAGGAAATAATGGACACTGGTATAACTCTGGTGGAAGATGACAGCATTGAGGCGGTTATCGTGTCTTCACCAATGGGAGACTCTATTCCCATGGaaacagaactggaagaaaTAGTGAACATAAGCTCCACCAGTGATGCGTCAGTTACAACTACAGCCACAGTCACCTCAGAACCAGTTACTGCACCCAGTAATCACTCGGGTGATGTGACTGCAAACACCACCGCTataaaaactgaaggaaattcAATAGTAAAGCCTGCCTTTCAAAGTGGTCTCCATAAGCTTGGTACTCAGACTCCAGTCACTATATCAGCCAATCAGATTATTCTGAACAAGACCACTGACCTTAAAATAGGCAATCAGAGTATCAAACCAGATGGGCAAAAGCTAATTGTAACAACTTTGGGCAAGACTGGCCAACCCATTGTTTTAGCGTTACCCCGCTGCCAGCTCCCGCAGGCACAGAAGACTGTGTCCCAAACCCAAGGTGGAGACTCCAAAGTACAAGGCCAGCAGATCAAAGTTGTTATTGGAGGTCGATCAGAAGTGAAACCTGTTGTTGGTGTCTCAGCTTTAACGCAAGGAAGTCAGCTGATAAATACTGCTGCCCAGCCTTCTGTTTTGCAGACccagcaattaaaaacagtacag ATTGCTAAGAAGACCCGAACTGCAACTTCAGGCCCAGTGATCACCAAGCTCATCTTTGCAAAACCAATCAATAGCAAAGCTGTTACAGGGCAGACCACTCAAGTGTCACCAGTCATTGCAG GCAGGGTTGTTTCACAATCTACCCCAGGAACACCACCAAAGACAATAACGATCTCTGAGAGTGGAGTTATTGGATCATCTTTGAGTACAGCAACACAACAGACACCGAATAAGATAGCTATCTCTCCACTCAAATCCCCTAACAAG GCTGTGAAATCAGCAGTACAGGCCATTACTGTAGGAGGAGTGGGTACATCTCAATTCAAGACAATTATTCCCTTGGCAACTGCTCCGAATGTTCAGCAGATTCAGGTACCTGGAAGCAAGTTCCATTATGTCAGACTTGTTACTGCCACAACAGCCAATGGCTCAACCCAGTCGGCCAGTCAGAATCCCAGTACGAATACACAGCCTCTCCAGCAGG CAAAGCCAGTGGTGGTAAATGCAACCCCAGTGCGGATGTCTGTTCCCATAGTGCCAGCACAGACTGTGAAACAG GTGGTGCCCAAACCCATCAACCCAACTTCCCAGATAGTTACAACAAGTCAGCCCCAGCAAAGACTAATTATGCCAGCCACTCCACTGCCACAGATACAGCCCAACCTCACTAACCTGCCCCCAGGCACTGTACTGGCACCAGCACCTGGCACAGGAAATGTTGGCTATGCAGTCCTTCCAGCTCAGTATGTTACACAG CTACAGCAATCATCATATGTATCTATAGCAAGCAACACTGGCTTCACTGGGACATCCAGTATCCAGTCCCAAGCGCGGCTACCATTCAATGG aATAATTCCTTCCGAATCTGCAAATCGGCCCCGGAAGCCTTGCAATTGTACAAAGTCTTTATGTTTGAAATT GTACTGTGATTGCTTTGCAAATGGTGAATTCTGCAATAACTGCAACTGTACAAATTGTTACAACAACCTGGACCATGAAAATGATAGACAAAAAGCAATAAAG GCTTGCCTTGACAGAAACCCTGAAGCCTTCAAGCCCAAAatagggaaaggaaaggaaggagaatcAGATCGGCGACACAGCAAAGGGTGTAACTGTAAACGCTCGGGATGTCTCAAAAACTACTGTGAGTGTTATGAG gCAAAAATCATGTGTTCTTCCATATGCAAATGTGTTGGTTGtaaaaattttgaagaaagCCCAGAACGAAAGACATTGATGCACTTAGCAGATGCTGCAGAAGTTAGGGTCCAGCAGCAGACTGCTGCAAAGACAAAGTTATCATCCCAGATCTCAGATCTCCTCACGAGGCCGACACCAGCACTCAGCAGTGGTGGAGGGAA gttGCCCTTCACGTTTGTAACCAAGGAGGTAGCCGATGCAACCTGTGAATGCCTTCTGGCGCAGGCAGAGCAAGCTGAGAAGATGGGCAAGTCGAAAGCAGCAGCGGAGCGCATGATCCTGGAGGAGTTTGGACGCTGTTTGATGAGAGTTATTAACTCTGCAGGGAAGTCCAAAAGTGACCCTTGTGCCATGAACTGCTGA